TCGCCGCAGCGCGCGGGTCGTAGATGCCATAGCCTCTGCGCACCAGCGCTTCACTGGCGCGGGCATCGAAATCCGTCGCCTTGAGATTGAGATTGCGCTCCAAAGCCAGTCGCTGCGCCGCGACGAGATCGACGCGCTGAGCGGCGTCAATCTCGTTCGCCCAGATCATGGCCGGCAGCAACGCGGTAAAAAGCCATCGTTTCATGCTCATATCCCCAGTTATTATGCGAAGAACCGTTAATCTACACCCCACCCAATGAAAAAACAACCGTTCACAACAGCTTCAGCGACAGGATGCCTCATCGCCCTGGCCCAGACACCCGCCAGGTCCAGTCCGGGTTGTCGTAGCGTTCTTTCCTCAGATCCTCGGCCAAGGACCATTCCTCAGGGCACACGGGCTCTTCGTGCATGGCGACCCCCAGACCATCAGCGAAAACCTCTCGCAAGCGTTCTTCCACGTCGTCGATCGAAAGGGAACAGGGCAGATAGCGATTGAGCCAGCCAACTCGCTGCCGCAGCCGCCCTACCCCCGCCTCAAACGAAATCGAGTCGACGGGTTGCGGATTCAGCACTTGAAAAAGCCGACGGGGATCGAGTTCCAGGGGGATCGAACCCTGCTGCAGAAAAAAATCCCCCCGACGCTTCTGAGCACTACCGGCGATCTTCTGACCCTGGCAAAGGAGTTCGTACCCGGCGGCAGCCTCGAAACAGGCCGCGGGCAAAGCCCGCTCACGCCCTTCGCGCCGTGCCGGAGCCAGCTCTGCCGCCAGCCCAAGGGAACAGAGGGCTGCGCGCAAGACCTCAGCGATTTTGCGATAACTCTCCTCAACCCGAACGGGAAAACCCTGTCCGCCGCCGGCGATCACCGCGTAAGTCACCTCTTCACCATGGAGAACCGCCCGCCCGCCGGTGAGGCGGCGGACGATATCGATGCCGGAGGAATGGCAAAAGGCGCGGTCAACCACCTCGTTGCGCTGGAAATAGCCGAGACTGACGGACTCCGGTCGCCAGCGATAAAGACGCAGCACCGGCCGCGAGCGCCCGGCCGCGACTTCTTGCAGCAGCACCTCGTCCAAAGCCATGTTCATCCCCCCCGGCAAGGGGCCGGTGCGCACCAGGCGCCAACGATTATCGACCATGCTCCATCCGTCGTCGTCATGAAACGGCAAGGGCCGGGAAAAATCCCGGCCCCGCGTTTTTATGGAATCATCATCAACTTCTCAGAGCACCAGTCGCTCCAGGAAGCCCGTATCCACATTTCCTTCGATGAAATCCTTGTTGTCCATGATCTTCTGATGAAAGGCGATGGTCGTCTTGATCCCTTCGATGATGTATTCATCCAGGGCCCGGGCCATGCGCCGGATCGCCTCTTCGCGGGTATCGGCATGAACAATGAGCTTGGCGATCATCGAATCGTAATGGGGCAGCACCGTGTATTGATCGTAGACCGCGCTGTCAACCCGCACCCCCAGACCGCCCGGGGGATGATAACCGTCGATCTTGCCCGGGGAAGGCGTGAACTTGAAAGGATGTTCGGCGTTGATCCGACACTCGATGGCGTGGCCGGTGATCTTGATGTCTTCCTGCTTGAAGCGCAGGGGAATCCCGGCGGCGCTGCGAATTTGCTCCTTAATGATGTCGACACCGGTGATCATCTCGGTCACCGGATGCTCGACCTGAACCCGGGTATTCATCTCCATGAAGTAGAAATTTCCCTGCTGGTCGAGGAGAAACTCCATCGTCCCGACGCTGGTGTAACCGACCGCCTTCGCCGCCGCCACCGCGCACTCCCCCATTTTCTTGCGGGTTTCCGGATCCAGGACCGGAC
This genomic stretch from Desulfuromonas acetexigens harbors:
- a CDS encoding lipoate--protein ligase family protein, with the translated sequence MVDNRWRLVRTGPLPGGMNMALDEVLLQEVAAGRSRPVLRLYRWRPESVSLGYFQRNEVVDRAFCHSSGIDIVRRLTGGRAVLHGEEVTYAVIAGGGQGFPVRVEESYRKIAEVLRAALCSLGLAAELAPARREGRERALPAACFEAAAGYELLCQGQKIAGSAQKRRGDFFLQQGSIPLELDPRRLFQVLNPQPVDSISFEAGVGRLRQRVGWLNRYLPCSLSIDDVEERLREVFADGLGVAMHEEPVCPEEWSLAEDLRKERYDNPDWTWRVSGPGR